A segment of the Gammaproteobacteria bacterium genome:
TCAAGCACCTGATTACCGGCAATTTCGATATTGACGCGCTGCGCCAGGAAGCCATGCGTGGCGGCATGAAACCGCTGCGTTTGCGTGGCGCCGAAAAAGTAGCCGAAGGCGTGACCACAATGGACGAAGTGCTGCGCGTGGTGCCGTCGGCCACGACTCACTATTGACCGGCGAGTTCCGGCTTGCGATTTTGACGAGGGCGCGGCCCGGGCCGCGATTTGACAACGACGAGGGGAACAACATGAAACGGGTATTGTTCGGGATTCTCTGGTTCATCGTGTTTTTCATCGTGCTTTACATCATTTACAGCGTGGTGCTCGGCGTAATCGTGGCGCGTGCCAGCGGCGCGCACGGCCCGGTGAATTATCAGCAAGGCCTGCAGGCGGGCCTGGCGTTTGCCCAGACGCATGCGCACGCGCTTGCAGTGTGGCGCGTGGTGGTCCTGATAATTGCAATCGTGCTGGCCGTGGCGGGCTCGGTCAAAGGCGTGCTGCCGGGAACCAGGAAGAAACTTCCGGCTGCGGCGCCTGAATGATGCCCGACAACGCGGTGGCCGCGCCGCGTGCGCGGTCATTGAATGCCTGGCACGCGCTGTGGCTGGTGCTGGGCTACGTGGTCGCCCAGTTCCTGGGCTCAGTGCTCGCGGGCATGGTGTGGGGATTCGGCAAGGGATTCGAAGCCGCGCTGCAGGGTGCGCACACCATCACGCACTCGCAACCGGGCCTCGTGGTACTCGCGTGGTCGGTGGCGGCGGGCCTGATCCTGGGTGCCGCATGGGCGGTGTATTTCGGCGGGCGTTACGCGGGCAGTGCCTTGCGCAGCCCGGGACCCGAGGGCGTCGCCTGGCGTGCCGCTGCTTTTCGCGGTTATGCGCTCGCGGTGCTGTTAGCCGTGCTGTTGATGCTGCTGGCCATTCTGCTCGAGCATATGTATCCGCCGGATTTCACCCACCTCACCGGACCCGCGGAACAATTGGCACGCTCGAGTGGATTGCCGTACGCCGTGTTTCTGGTGTGTGTCGTGTTCATTGCGCCGCCGGTCGAGGAATACATATTCCGCGGCGTTGCCTTTGCCGCCGTGACGCGCAGTTTCGGCGTGCCGGCCGCGGTGATACTCACCACGCTGGCGTTCGTGCTGCTGCATTACGCCGACAAGATTCATTATTGGCCGGGCTTCCTGCTGGTGGGCGCGCTCGGGCTGGCCGCCGTGGGTTTGCGCCTGCGCTATCAGTCGCTGTGGCCCGGTATCGCATTGCACTGCTGTTACAACGGCATGGTGCTGGCATTGCATTGATTGCTGCCGGTGCGCAATGCGGGCACTCTGTTATTCTGGCCGTACCGCCAGCCGGTTCTGTTGCCACGCACACCTGTTTCTTAGAGCCCCTGACAAAATGGCCATTCGTAATAAATGCCCCCGCGCGCAAAGCGTGGCCCCCCTTTTGCAAAGGGGGGTACAGGGGGATTTAACGTGTGCCGGATGATGACCATCGTACATTTTGTTAGACGCTCTTAACCGATGACGCCGCACGCCATCATGCGCCTGCTGGAAGCCGGCATGGCCGAACTGGGTGTGAGTCTGCCCGCCGATGCACCGACGACGCTGTGCCGTTATATCGAGGTGCTGCTGCAGTGGAACCGGAAGTTCAACCTGACGGCGGTGCGTGCGCCCGCGCAGATCGTGAGCCGGCACATCCTCGACAGTCTGGCGGTGGCGCCCTGGGTGCACGGTACGCGTGTGCTGGATATCGGTACCGGCGCGGGCCTGCCCGGCATCCCCCTGGCCGTGGCGTTTCCGGAGCGGCAATTCACGCTGCTCGACAGCAACGGCAAGAAGACCCGCTTTGTTACGCACGCCGCGACCACGCTGGGGCTGCGCAACGTGGAAGTGGTGCAGGCACGGGTCGAGACCTACCGCGCTCCCGAGCCGTTTGCTACCGTGATTACCCGCGCGTTCGCAACGCTGGGCGAATTCCTCGGGGTTTCCGCGCATCTGGGCGCCACCGGCACACGCTGGCTGGCCATGAAAGGCGCACCGCCTGCGGGCGAACTGCAGGCGCTGCCCGCGGGATTCCGGCTGCTCGCCGTGCATGCGCTCAAGGTGCCGGGAGTGGAAGCGGCACGCTGCGTGGTGGAAATCGTTAGATTGTAGGAGCGACGGTCCCTCGTCACGATTCGGTAAATTATCGCGGCGGAGACCGCCGCTCCTACGGGAATAAAATGAGTCGCATCATCGCCATCACCAACCAGAAAGGCGGCGTGGGCAAGACCACCACCGCGGTGAATTTGGCTGCATCGCTCGCGGCCACCAAGCGGCGCGTGTTGCTGGTGGACGTGGATCCGCAGGGCAATGCCACCATGGGCTGCGGTGTGGACAAGCACGCGCTCAGCGCCGGTACATACGAAGTGCTCATGGGCGAGCGCCCGATCACCGACGCCATCCAGCGCGTGGAGGCCAGTGGCTTCAGCCTGTTGCCCGCGAACAGCGATTTGACCGCGGCCGAGGTGAGCCTCATGCAGGCACCGCAACGCGAAAGCCGCTTGCGTGCGGCACTCGCAACGGTGCACGCGGATTACGATTACATACTGGTTGACTGCCCGCCCTCGCTCAACATGCTCACCCTCAACGCGCTGGTGGCGGCGGACAGCGTGTTGATACCCATGCAGTGCGAGTACTACGCGCTTGAAGGACTCTCGGCGCTGGTCGCCACCATCGAGCGCATCCGGCAGATCAATCCGCGGCTCGAAATCGAAGGCCTGCTGCGCACCATGTTCGACCCGCGCAACAACCTGGCGAACGAAGTTTCCGCGCAACTCATCGAGCATTTCGGCAACAAGGTGTACAACACTATTATTCCACGCAACGTGCGGCTCGCCGAGGCGCCGAGCTTCGGCATGCCGGCGCTCAAACATGACGCCAGCTCGCGCGGCGCGCTTGCATATCTGGCGCTGGCCGGTGAACTGCTGCGCCGCGAAGATGAGCGCGGTGCAGCTTCCAGGCATGCTGCTACAATCTCCCGCTCTTCGAGGGAGGCATGAGTGTGGCGTTGAAGCGTAAGGGGCTGGGTCGCGGACTGGATGCGTTGTTGGGCGGTGCGCTGCCTGCAGCCGCGGATCAGGCGGCCCACGAGGAGTTGCGCGACATTCCGGTGGACCTGATCCAGCCGGGAAAGTATCAGCCGCGCATGCATATGAATGCCGAGAGTCTGCAGGACCTGGCCGATTCCATCAAGGCGCAGGGACTGGTGCAGCCCAT
Coding sequences within it:
- a CDS encoding CPBP family intramembrane glutamic endopeptidase, with the protein product MMPDNAVAAPRARSLNAWHALWLVLGYVVAQFLGSVLAGMVWGFGKGFEAALQGAHTITHSQPGLVVLAWSVAAGLILGAAWAVYFGGRYAGSALRSPGPEGVAWRAAAFRGYALAVLLAVLLMLLAILLEHMYPPDFTHLTGPAEQLARSSGLPYAVFLVCVVFIAPPVEEYIFRGVAFAAVTRSFGVPAAVILTTLAFVLLHYADKIHYWPGFLLVGALGLAAVGLRLRYQSLWPGIALHCCYNGMVLALH
- the rsmG gene encoding 16S rRNA (guanine(527)-N(7))-methyltransferase RsmG, with the translated sequence MTPHAIMRLLEAGMAELGVSLPADAPTTLCRYIEVLLQWNRKFNLTAVRAPAQIVSRHILDSLAVAPWVHGTRVLDIGTGAGLPGIPLAVAFPERQFTLLDSNGKKTRFVTHAATTLGLRNVEVVQARVETYRAPEPFATVITRAFATLGEFLGVSAHLGATGTRWLAMKGAPPAGELQALPAGFRLLAVHALKVPGVEAARCVVEIVRL
- a CDS encoding ParA family protein — protein: MSRIIAITNQKGGVGKTTTAVNLAASLAATKRRVLLVDVDPQGNATMGCGVDKHALSAGTYEVLMGERPITDAIQRVEASGFSLLPANSDLTAAEVSLMQAPQRESRLRAALATVHADYDYILVDCPPSLNMLTLNALVAADSVLIPMQCEYYALEGLSALVATIERIRQINPRLEIEGLLRTMFDPRNNLANEVSAQLIEHFGNKVYNTIIPRNVRLAEAPSFGMPALKHDASSRGALAYLALAGELLRREDERGAASRHAATISRSSREA